A single Nicotiana tabacum cultivar K326 chromosome 5, ASM71507v2, whole genome shotgun sequence DNA region contains:
- the LOC107787961 gene encoding potassium transporter 4-like: MYQGNPDREQHNAEKPPPSSAGGAQETIIVVGQEGQVKQPQLERRKGKLASKFPLVNISRNLLLAYQSLGVVYGDLSISPLYVYRSIFAGKLQDYQTPEAIFGAFSLIFWTITLIPLLKYVFVVLSADDNGEGGTFALYSLLCRHAKFSLLPNQHAADEELSAYKYGFAGQSTSSLALKRFLEKHKKSRTILLIVVLVGACMVIGDGILTPAMSVISSMSGIKAAAEHLSHGEVLLLSCLILVGLFALQHSGTHRVGFLFAPIVIIWLISIFGIGLYNVIFWNPKIVSALSPYYIIKFFRETRKHGWMSLGGVLLSVAGTEAMFADLGHFTACSMRIAFSFLVYPCLVVQYMGQAAFLSKNIASIPNSFYNSIPESVYWPVFVIATLASIVGSQSIITATFSIVKQLNALGCFPRVKIVHTSKNVKGQIYIPEINWILMILTLSVAVGFQDTILIGNAYGLACMTGMFITTFLTTLVMIFVWQRNIALATCFLLLFWFIEGVYLSSAFTKIPQGGWVSLVLAFVFLFVMFVWHYGTRKKYNFDFHNKVPLKWLLGMGPSLGIVRVPGIGFVYSELATGVPSIFSHFVTNLPAFHSVLVFLCVKSVPVPYVSPEERFLIGRICPRPYHMYRCIVRYGYKDIHRDDGDFEDLLIQSIAEFIQMEAVEPQCSSSETPSFDGRMAVISKKTVQSTSTLIVSEDFGMSDAIQSSKSLTLQSLRSAYADENPQMRRRRVRFQLPENPSMDPAVRDELQDLIQAKEAGVAYIMGHSYVKARRSSSFLKKFVVDIGYSFLRKNCRGPSVVLNIPQISLIEVGMIYHV, from the exons ATGTATCAAGGTAATCCTGATCGTGAGCAACATAATGCGGAGAAACCACCTCCCTCTTCTGCAGGTGGGGCCCAGGAGACAATCATTGTGGTTGGACAAGAGGGACAAGTTAAACAACCTCAATTAGAAAGGAGAAAAGGGAAGTTGGCCTCAAAG TTCCCTTTGGTGAATATTTCCAGAAATCTACTATTGGCATACCAGAGTCTTGGGGTGGTGTATGGAGATTTGAGCATTTCGCCACTTTATGTCTATAGGAGTATATTTGCAGGGAAGTTGCAGGATTATCAGACTCCAGAAGCAATATTTGGTGCATTTTCATTGATCTTCTGGACAATAACTCTTATTCCTTTGCTGAAATATGTATTTGTGGTATTGAGCGCTGATGATAATGGTGAAG GTGGTACATTTGCTCTTTACTCTCTGCTCTGTAGACATGCAAAATTCAGTCTACTTCCCAACCAACATGCAGCTGACGAGGAGCTATCTGCTTACAAATATGGCTTCGCTGGGCAGTCAACATCGTCTTTAGCGTTAAAGAGATTTCTTGAGAAACACAAGAAATCACGTACAATTTTACTCATTGTTGTATTAGTGGGGGCTTGCATGGTTATTGGTGACGGTATTCTTACGCCTGCAATGTCAG TTATATCATCCATGTCAGGAATCAAGGCTGCAGCGGAACACCTATCTCACG GTGAAGTGCTGTTGCTTTCTTGCCTGATATTGGTTGGTCTGTTTGCTCTACAGCATTCTGGGACCCATAGGGTTGGCTTTTTGTTTGCACCTATAGTTATCATTTGGTTGATATCAATATTTGGGATTGGGCTCTACAATGTTATATTTTGGAATCCCAAGATTGTGTCTGCTCTTTCTCCCTACTATATCATCAAGTTTTTTAGGGAAACAAGAAAACATGGTTGGATGTCTCTTGGAGGTGTCCTCCTCTCTGTTGCAG GTACTGAAGCTATGTTTGCAGATCTTGGCCATTTCACTGCGTGCTCTATGCGG ATTGCCTTTTCATTTCTTGTGTACCCTTGCTTGGTGGTACAGTATATGGGTCAAGCCGCTTTTCTTTCCAAAAATATTGCTTCTATCCCGAATAGCTTCTATAATTCAATACCTG AGAGTGTATATTGGCCTGTTTTTGTCATTGCTACCcttgcaagcattgtcggtagcCAGTCCATCATCACAGCTACATTCTCTATAGTCAAGCAATTGAATGCACTAGGTTGCTTCCCGCGAGTCAAGATTGTCCACACTTCAAAGAATGTTAAGGGGCAGATCTATATACCAGAAATAAATTGGATCCTTATGATTCTTACGCTTTCCGTGGCTGTTGGTTTCCAGGACACAATTTTAATTGGAAATGCATATG GCCTAGCTTGCATGACAGGTATGTTTATCACAACATTTCTAACCACGTTGGTCATGATCTTTGTGTGGCAAAGAAACATAGCACTTGCCACTTGCTTTCTCCTGCTCTTCTGGTTCATTGAAGGAGTATACCTGTCTTCCGCGTTCACTAAAATTCCACAGGGAGGATGGGTCTCCCTAGTGCTTGCCTTTGTCTTCCTGTTTGTCATGTTTGTCTGGCATTATGGAACTCGCAAGAAGTACAATTTTGATTTCCACAACAAAGTTCCTTTAAAATGGCTCCTTGGCATGGGCCCTAGTCTTGGTATTGTGCGTGTCCCTGGGATAGGCTTCGTATACTCAGAATTGGCAACAGGGGTCCCATCTATCTTCTCTCACTTTGTCACAAATCTCCCCGCATTCCACAGTGTGCTGGTGTTTTTATGCGTAAAATCTGTTCCCGTACCCTATGTCTCACCGGAGGAGCGCTTCCTCATTGGTCGCATTTGTCCAAGACCCTATCACATGTATCGTTGCATTGTTAGGTATGGTTACAAGGACATACATCGAGATGATGGGGACTTTGAGGACCTTCTCATCCAAAGTATAGCAGAGTTTATCCAAATGGAAGCTGTGGAACCACAATGTTCAAGCTCTGAGACTCCATCATTTGATGGGAGGATGGCAGTTATAAGCAAGAAAACTGTACAGTCGACTTCAACATTAATTGTCTCAGAGGATTTTGGAATGAGTGACGCCATTCAAAGCAGCAAGTCTCTGACCCTCCAAAGTCTAAGATCTGCTTATGCTGATGAGAACCCACAAATGAGGAGGCGGCGAGTGAGGTTTCAACTGCCAGAAAACCCTAGCATGGATCCAGCAGTCAGGGATGAGCTTCAAGATTTAATTCAAGCAAAGGAGGCAGGGGTTGCATATATAATGGGGCACTCGTACGTGAAAGCTAGGAGATCATCCTCTTTCTTAAAGAAGTTTGTTGTTGACATAGGGTATTCATTTCTGCGCAAGAACTGTAGGGGTCCTTCCGTGGTGCTTAACATTCCTCAGATTAGTCTTATTGAAGTTGGCATGATATACCATGTCTAG